CGCGACTGGGTTAGTCGCCGCCGGGAGCGCCCCGTCCGGACATCCCCGGAAAGGCGACTCCCATGTACACGCATTCTTCTTCCGCCGTCCCTCAGCAGCCGGCCGGCCCCACGGGCCGGGCCCTGGTGCTCGGCGGCGGTGGTTCCACCGGCAACGCCTGGCTCATCGGTGTGATCGCCGGGCTGCACGAGGCCGGCCTGGACGTGACCACCGCCGACCTGATCATCGGTACATCGGCCGGGGCGACGGCGGCGGCCCAGATCTCCGCCGGGGTCCCGCCGCTGCGGTTGCTGGCCCAGATCATGGACGCCGCACCGTCGGCCCGGCCGGGCCGCCCGGGTTCGGGCGATTCGGGTTCAGGTCACATCGACGCGGCGCGGCCGGGTTCCGAGGGGCCGGGTTCCGAGGGGCTGGGTTCCGAGGGGCTGGGTTCCGAGGGGCCGGGTTCGGGTGGACGACGGGACCCGTCGGCTCCGGTCACCGACCACCTGGCGCGGACGGCCGCGATCATCGCCGCCGCCGACAGCCCCGGCGACATGCGCCGGCGCCTGGGTGCTGCGGCACTGGAGGCGGAGGCGTCGCTCGGCGCCGGGCACGTGGCGCCGGTCCCGGCACCCGGCACGGATCCGGTGCGCGGCGCTGCTGAGGCACCCGGCCCGGCACCGTCACCCGGTCTGGCGCCGTCACCCGGTCTGGCGCCGTCAACCGGCTCGGCACCTTCACCCGGCTCGGCACCTTCAACCGGCTCGGCACCGGAGCCCGACCCGGACGCGGCGTCGCGCCCCTCCTTCTCGGCCCGCTGGCGTGACATCGTCGCCTCCCGGCTGCCCGGCCAGGACTGGCCGGCGCAGCGGGTGCTCGTCACGGCGATCGACGCGCGCACCGGGGAGCCGGTCGTGTTCGATCGTCACGGCGGGGTGGACCTGGTGGACGCGGTGGCGGCCAGCACGTCCAGCGGGATCGGGGTTCCGGCGTATGCGGTGGGCGAGCGCCGCTACCTCGACGGCGGCTACCGGCGCAACGAGAACGCCGATCTGGCGGCCGGATCCGCGCGGGTGCTGGTGCTGTCGCCGTTCGGGGGCCGCACCCGCTACCCGCTGGAGTGGGGGATGCAGCTGGCCGCGCAGGTCGAGGAGCTGAGGGCCGGGGGCAGCCGCGTCGAGACCGTCTTTCCCGGCGACGAGCACGAGCACCTGTTCGGCGTCCGGGCGATGAATCCGGCGCTGCGCCCGCCCGCCGCGCGGGCCGGGTACGAGCAGGGCCGGGCGCTGGCCACGCGGCTCGGTGGGTTCTGGTGAGGGCGGGCGCGACGACCCGGAGTAGGGTAGACAGAACGTTCTACTCGCATGAACGTGATCTGGAGGAATCATGGTCAGAGGCAAGACCCTCGCTCAGCTCGCCCTGGGAGGTGCCCTGGTCTATGCCGGCGTCTCCCACCTCACCGTGGCCCGGGAGGAGTTCCAGGCCCAGGTGCCACCGTGGTTCCCGGCCGACCCGGACGCCGTGGTCCTGGCTTCCGGCGCGGTCGAGATCGGCCTCGGCGCCGCCCTGCTGACGGCCTGGCGGCAGCCGCTGCGCAGCAGGGTGGGGCTGGTGGCCGCGGCCTTCTTCGTGGCCGTGTTCCCCGGCAACATCGCCCAGTTCACCGAGCACCGCGACGCCTTCGGTCTGGACAGCGACACCAAACGCGGGGTGCGGCTGCTGTTCCAGCCGCTGCTGGTGGCCTGGGCCTGGAAGGCCACGCAGAAGCGGGCCGGCCAGGGTCAGGAGCGAGCCGGCTCCTGACCCATCGCCTGATCCATCTCGGTCCAGCCGAATGTGGCCAGCCAGCGCTCGCACAGCCGGGTCCAGTGGGCCACGTACGGCGCCTCGCCGGACAGGCCCAGACCGTGCCGGCCGCTGGGGAACACGTGCAGTTCCGCGGGAACCCCGGCGGCCGCCAGCGCGGCCACGTAGCGCAGGGAATGCCCCACCGGCACCGCCGGGTCGTCGGCCGTGTGCCAGACGAACGCCGGTGGGGTGGTGGCCGAAACGTGTAGCTCCGCCGAGTGTTCCAGGCGCTGCCGCGTCGTCACCGGTTCGCCCAGCAGATGGTGCACCGAGCCCTCGTGCGGCTCGTCGGTGAACGAGATCACCGGGTAGGCCAGCACGCTCAGGTCGGGCGGGGCGGCGGTGTTGGCGAGCGAGGCGGCCAGGTGCCCGCCGGCGCTGAACCCCAGCACCCCGACCCGCCCGGCGTCGACGCCGAGATCGCCCGCCCGGGAACGGATCCGGGCCAGGGCCCGGACGGCGTCGTCGAGCGGCGCGGGATGCCGGTGCGGGCTCACCCGGTAGCGCAGCACGAACGCGTGCAGACCCAGCCCGGCCAGCCATCGGGCCACCGGCTCGCCCTCGTGCGGGCCGTGGTGCCCGTACGCTCCTCCGGGCAGAACCAGCACGGCCGGGCGGGGCCCGGGACGCGGGGTGGGCACGTGGGTCAGGTCGAGGTCCGGTTCCGGTTCTCGTTCTGGTTCGGGGACGCCCGGCGTCGCCGGCGTCACGGGGCGGCCGGGACGTGGTGGGTGGTGGGGTTCTCGTCGTCCTCAAGCGAGACGCCGAGATCCAGATCGCCCACCGCCACCGGCATCCGGGTGATCAGGGACCGGTTGGCCGCGATGCCGACCGCCACCGCACGCACGCCGTCGAGATGGCCCGCGGCCCGGCCGAGCGGGTCACCGCCGATCCGCAGGTCGCGGCGGAAGACGTCTTTCAGCAGGATCGCGTCACCGCCGCCGTGCCCGCCGATACCGTCGGGAATGGGGTACTCCTCGGCGCGTTCCCAGTGCCGCTGCACGATCAGCCGGTCGCGCTGGGGCCGCAGGTCGTCGGTGCCGGCGCCGTCCGGCGTGGCCGAGGGATCGAGCACCACCTCGCCGTTCTCACCCAGGTCGATGTGCCCGCGCTCGACCACGTCGAGCTCGGCGCGGCCCCGGGTGCCGTTGACCGTGACCCGGTAGCCCTCCCAGGGGGCGTGGGCGTTCAGCGAGTAGGTCAGCGTGGCCCCACCGGCGTACTCCACCAGCAGCGACATGTTGTCCTCGATCGTCACCCCGGGCGCGAACGGGTCCTGGTCGCGCCGGTAGCCGTCGTGGTGCTCGGCGTCGAGATACAGCGCCCGCAGGCGCGGATCGGCGTTCAGGTCGAGCGAGAACGGGTCGCCGGTGACCCCGGTGCCGCGCTCGGGACGCTCGCCCAGACCCCGTGCGGCAGCGGCCCGGTCGCCGTAGAACCTCAGCGCGCCGGTCGCGTACACCCGGGCCGGCACGTCACCCAGCCACCAGTTGACCAGGTCGAAGTGGTGGCTGGACTTGTGCACCAGCAGGCCGCCGGAGTTGGCCTTGTCGCGGTGCCAGCGACGGAAGTAGTCGGCGCCGTGCACGGTGTCGAGCGCCCACTCGAAGTGCACACCGGTCACCTCGCCGATCGCACCGGAGGCGATCACCTCGCGCAGGCTCGAATTCCTCGGTGCGTAACGGTAGTTGAACGTCATCACCACGTTGCGGCCGGTCTCGGCGACCGCCGCGGCGATCCGCCGGCAGCCCTCGGCGTCGGTGGTCAGCGGCTTCTCCACCACCGCGTCGGCGCCCGCGCGCAGTGCCCGGTCGACCATCTCGGCGTGGTGCAGGTCGGGAGTGGTGACGATGACGACGTCGACGCCGCGCTCGCGCACCATCTCCTCCAGCCGGCCGGGGGAGTAACCCGGCAGGCCGCCCCCGGCCTGCGCGTCGTAGTAGTCGATGCGCCCGGGATTGGTGTCGCACCAGGCCACGATCTCGCCGACGTCGGCGTGCTCGCCGAGCAGGGCGCCCACGTACATGCCGGCCCGGTGCCCGGTGCCCACCACGGCGTAGCGACGGCGCGGGCGCCCGGCCGGGACCGGCGCGAAGTCGGGGATCACGCCCGCCGATGCGGTGGTGCGGCTGCTGGAGGGCGGCAGCGGGGCGGTGGGGTTCTGGTCGACCGGACTGGCGGAGGTCACGATGTTCTCCAGACATGAGCGTCGATGCACTGCCGCCGTCAATCTAGTGACCGTTCACTTCGGGGTCAACGGGTCGATTCTCCCTCGCGGGCAGGCAGAGTGACGCCGCACAGTCTGGATGCGATGACCGGTCATGCCAGACTGGCGCGGTGACCGAACCGGTGATCGACCCCGTCCCGGCGCGCCGCCCGACCATCCGCGAGGTGGCCCGGCTGGCCGGTGTCTCCCACCAGACCGTGTCCCGCCACCTGCGCGGTGACGAGACGGTCAACGCCGGGGCCGGCCGCCGCATCGCCGAGGCCATCGCCCAGCTCGACTACCGGCCCAGCCTGGCGGCCCGGGCCATGCGCGGCCGCAAGACCGGCCGCCTGGCGCTGCTGCTGCCCTCCGGCACCGCGATCAGTTCCCTGGAGATCCTGGCCGGTGCCACCACCGCCGCGGCCGAGGCCGGGTACGTGGTGGAGGTCGTCACCCTGGGCGGGGTGGTGGAGCGGCGGGCCGAGCGGGTGCTCGAGCTGGCCGACTCCGGGCTGTTCGAGGGCGTGGTCTCGCTGACGCCGCTGCCCGGCCTGACCGCCCGGGCCGTGCGCACGCCGCTGGCCGTGGTGCCCACCTACGACGAGCAGATGCACAGCATCGGCACCCTGGCCGACGCCTCCGCCACCGTCACCCTGATCGAAACCCTTGCCGCGCAAGGACACCGCGACTTCCTGCACCTGGCCGGCGACTACGCCCACACCTCCGCGGTCAGCCGGCGCGAGGTGTTCGGGCAGACCCTGGAGCGCCTGGGCCTGAACAACCACGGCGTGATCGAGTGCGCCTGGCAGGGCCCGCCCGCCCGGCGGGCCGTGCTCGACCTGCCCGGCTCGACCCCGGTCACCGCGGTGATCGCGGCGAACGACGTGATGGCCGCGAGCGCCGTGCGGGGTGCGGTGGAACGCGGCTGGCGGGTGCCCGATGACCTCAGCGTCACCGGCTGGGACGACACACCGGTGGGCGGGGCCATGTTGCCCAGCCTCACCAGCGTCGCCGTCGATCACGAGTACGTCGGCCGCCGCGCCGTGTCCCACCTGCTCGCGGTGCTGACCGGCACCACCGCGGCCGAGCCCGACCGGCCGCTCACCACCGTGATCTGGCGTGAGTCCACCGGCCCCCGGCGGGCTCAGACCGGGTGACGCAGCGCGATGTTGTTGCAGGCCTCGCAGGTCTCCGCCGGGATCAGGCCCACGCGCATCAGCCCGGCGAAGACGCGGCAGCCGACGCAGAACGCGAAAACCGACTCCAGGCCGGCGAACAGCACCATGATCGCCAGCAGTGCCTGCGCCGGAGCGGCCTGGCCGATCAGGGTGAGTACGACGACGGCCGTGGTCACCACGGCCCCGATCGCCTGGGCGAAGCGTTTGGGCGGCCCGGGCACCAGGCGCGGCTGGCCCAGGCGTGGTGCGATCACCCGGGTGGCGAGCTGCCCCAGCGGGCTGAGCACCGGGCCGGTGGCCACCCGGGCCCAGAATCCGTAGGCCAGCGGCACGGACAGCCACAGCCAGCCCTCCCCGGCGCTGAGGCTCAGCACCAGCGTGGCCGCCGACAGCAGCATCACGCCGCCGGCCACGGTGCGGGCGGCGACCTCGTTGACCGGGTTGGGGAAGCCGATCAGGTCGCGGGGGAACGGCGTCGGTACCGGCACGGTGCCCACTCCTCGGCTGCGTCGCGCTTTGTCTACTGATGCAGAAGAGAATCCTAGTCAGCGTCGGGCCGTGACGGAAGGGACGGGGGTACGACCAGCCGGGCGAACACGGTCTCCCGGCGCTGTACGAACCCCAGGCGCTCGTACAGCCGGATGGCCGTGGCGTTCGTGGCACCGGTGTGCAGCAGCGCCCGGTCACCCCGGGCCTGGATGCCGTGCACCACCGCGCCCACCAGCCGCGCCGCCAGCCCCTGGCCGCGGAAGGGCTCGTCGGTGCAGACCGCGCTCAGCTCGGTCCAGCCCGGCAGGCGCACTCGCTCGCCGGCCAGGGCCACCAGCCGGCCCTGTCGCCGGATGCCGAGATACCGCCCCAGCTCGATCGTCCGGGGCCGCCACGGGCCGGGCCGCGCCCGCCCGATCAGGGCGGTGATCTCGTCCACGTCGTCCGGCCCGAGCCGGACGGCCTCGGGATCGTCGGCGCCTGTCCGGGTTTCGGCGACCATCTGCACGGCCTGGGCGATCCGGTTCACCGGCCAGCCGGGCGGCGTCCCGAACGCGACCCCGGTCAGGACCACCTCACTGCCGGGGCCGGCCAGGGCGGCCAGGTCGCGCCAGGCCTGTGGGTCGTTCTTGTCGGGCAGGGCGCTGTACACCGCGAAGTCAGCGCGGTAACGCCTTGCCCGGCCGTGGATCTCGGCCAGATGCCGGTGCGGGCCGGTGAGGGCGTGCCAGGCGGCGTTGTCCAGGGGGTGCGCGGTGGGTGCTGCGGGCGGTGCGGTGGGGCGAGATGTGGGGGTGGCCGGTGGGGGCCCGGGAAGGGACGACGGGCGTGTGGCCGAGGGCCCGGCGGGTGGGTCGACCGGGGGAGTGGCCGGGATGCCGTGGCTGGTCGGTGGGATCGCCGTGGTGGCCGTCGTGGGTCGCGTGACGAGCTCCGTTCTGTGCGTCCGTGTGGGTGTGGGTCGTGGCGGGCCGCGTCGTCCGGCAGGGCGCCGGAAAGACGGCCGCGACCTCAAACTCTACTTTCTCTGTCGACTTGGTCAAAAGTCTTGAATCGGGTACGGGCGCGGGTTATGTTCCTTGTCGTACGAGGCGAATTCCCCTGATTCGCTCACGCTTTCACAGATGGGTGGCGGTCCGGGGCGCCGGTTGACGGACCACGCCGCGCAGCCGCCCGGCCCGATCCCGGCCCGGCCGTCCGCGTACCGTCGAGGAGTTCATCCATGGCCAGGTTCGAGTCCGTGCTGGACAGCGTCGGCGGCACCCCGCTCATCCGCCTCACCCGGGCGGTCGCCGGGCTGCGACCCCGCATCTATGTCAAGGCCGAGTGGCAGAACCCCGGCGGCGGCGTGAAAGACCGCGCCGCGCTGTGGATGCTGCGCCAGGCCGAGGCGGACGGGTCGCTGCGCCCGGGCGGCACCGTGGTCGAGGCCACCAGCGGCAACACCGGTATCGGCCTGGCCCTGATCGCGGCGCACCTGGGCTACCGGGCGGTCATTTTCGCCGGCTCCAGGATCTCCGCCGAGAAGCAGGCACAGATCACCGCCTACGGCGCCGAACTGCGCCTGGTCGACGCCTTCGTGCCCCGCGACCATCCGGACAGCCTGCGCTCGCACGCCCAGCGTTACGCCGAGCAGACCCCTGGGGCCTGGCTCGCGGGGCAGTACGACAACCCCGCCAACCCGGCCTCGCACGCCGCCACCACCGGTCCGGAGATCTGGGACGACACCGACGGCACCGTGACCCACCTGGTCGCCTGCGTGGGCACCGGCGGCACCATCTCCGGCGCCGGCCGCTACCTCAAGACCGCCGGCGCGGGCCGGGTGCGGGTGATCGGCGCCGACCCGATCACCTCGTCCTACTCCGGCGGTGACGGCAGCCTCAAATACATTGAAGGTGCAGGTCATTTCGTGCACCCCGACACCGTGCACGACCTGTGGCCCCGAGCCCTGGACGGCGGCGTGATCGACGAGTACGTCGGCATCGGTGACCGCCTGGCCATCGACACGGTGCGGCAGCTGGCCCGTACCGAGGGCATCCTGGCCGGCGGTTCGTCCGGGGTGGCGCTGGCGGCGGCCTTGCAGGTAGCCGGGCGGCTCGACGAGAACCACACCGTCGTGGTGCTGCTGCCTGACTCCGGGCGCTCCTACCTGTCCACCTACTTCAACGACAGGTGGCTCGCCGTCAACGGTTTCACCGATCCGGAACCGGGCACACCCACCGTGGGCGAGGTGGCCGGGCCGGTCACCGCGGTCGAGGAGGGCTTCTCCCGTGCGGAGTTGCCCAACGTCAACTCGGTGGACGACGTACTGCTCCTCGCCCACCGCCGCCCCGCCCGCACCCTCGCTCCGCACCCGTCCGACATCATCGGGTGGACGACGGCCCGGCGCCTGCGCGACCCGGCGTGGTCCGTCGCCGCGGCCGGGCCGGTGGGGGTGGCTCTGGGCGCCGGGCTGGCCGTCACCGACCCCGCCGTGCAGGCTTGGGCCCTGTGTTCCTCGACCAGGGACGACGTCGCGCTCGTGCTGACCGACGGCCGGGTGACCGGGGCCCTCACCCGTGACACGCTCACCCGGGCCACTTCGCAGGTCGTTGCCCAGCCTGCCGCCCAGCCCGGTTCCCGTCCCGGCGTTCGGGCCACCGCTTCCGCCCCCGCCCGTCCGGCCGCGGCGGCGTCCGCACATCGTCCCTCCCGCACCAAAGTCTAGTAAATCAATAGAGTATGAGTTAGTGTCGTGATCGCTTGCCGGACAGACTACTTCAGCTCGTACGGGCGTCCTCTCGCCCGCATCTCGCTGCCTGAGGAGTGCCATGGCTGAAACCTGGGAGGCACTGACCTCCCGCCGCAACGTGCGCAGCTACAGCGACCGGGCGATCGCGCCGGAGCACCTGGAGCGCATCCTGGAGGGGGCCCGGCGCACGCCGTCGGCGTCCAACCGCCAGCACTGGGACCTGGTGGTGGTCACCGAGAGGCAGCAGCTCGCCGACCTGGCCACCGTGTGGCGCGGCGCCGGGCACATCGCCGCCTCCGCGGCCACCGTCGCCCTGGTCGCCCCCGAGCCGC
Above is a genomic segment from Kineosporia corallincola containing:
- a CDS encoding GNAT family N-acetyltransferase, which produces MDNAAWHALTGPHRHLAEIHGRARRYRADFAVYSALPDKNDPQAWRDLAALAGPGSEVVLTGVAFGTPPGWPVNRIAQAVQMVAETRTGADDPEAVRLGPDDVDEITALIGRARPGPWRPRTIELGRYLGIRRQGRLVALAGERVRLPGWTELSAVCTDEPFRGQGLAARLVGAVVHGIQARGDRALLHTGATNATAIRLYERLGFVQRRETVFARLVVPPSLPSRPDAD
- a CDS encoding LacI family DNA-binding transcriptional regulator; the encoded protein is MTEPVIDPVPARRPTIREVARLAGVSHQTVSRHLRGDETVNAGAGRRIAEAIAQLDYRPSLAARAMRGRKTGRLALLLPSGTAISSLEILAGATTAAAEAGYVVEVVTLGGVVERRAERVLELADSGLFEGVVSLTPLPGLTARAVRTPLAVVPTYDEQMHSIGTLADASATVTLIETLAAQGHRDFLHLAGDYAHTSAVSRREVFGQTLERLGLNNHGVIECAWQGPPARRAVLDLPGSTPVTAVIAANDVMAASAVRGAVERGWRVPDDLSVTGWDDTPVGGAMLPSLTSVAVDHEYVGRRAVSHLLAVLTGTTAAEPDRPLTTVIWRESTGPRRAQTG
- a CDS encoding DUF4395 domain-containing protein, with the protein product MPVPTPFPRDLIGFPNPVNEVAARTVAGGVMLLSAATLVLSLSAGEGWLWLSVPLAYGFWARVATGPVLSPLGQLATRVIAPRLGQPRLVPGPPKRFAQAIGAVVTTAVVVLTLIGQAAPAQALLAIMVLFAGLESVFAFCVGCRVFAGLMRVGLIPAETCEACNNIALRHPV
- a CDS encoding patatin-like phospholipase family protein is translated as MYTHSSSAVPQQPAGPTGRALVLGGGGSTGNAWLIGVIAGLHEAGLDVTTADLIIGTSAGATAAAQISAGVPPLRLLAQIMDAAPSARPGRPGSGDSGSGHIDAARPGSEGPGSEGLGSEGLGSEGPGSGGRRDPSAPVTDHLARTAAIIAAADSPGDMRRRLGAAALEAEASLGAGHVAPVPAPGTDPVRGAAEAPGPAPSPGLAPSPGLAPSTGSAPSPGSAPSTGSAPEPDPDAASRPSFSARWRDIVASRLPGQDWPAQRVLVTAIDARTGEPVVFDRHGGVDLVDAVAASTSSGIGVPAYAVGERRYLDGGYRRNENADLAAGSARVLVLSPFGGRTRYPLEWGMQLAAQVEELRAGGSRVETVFPGDEHEHLFGVRAMNPALRPPAARAGYEQGRALATRLGGFW
- a CDS encoding DoxX family protein codes for the protein MVRGKTLAQLALGGALVYAGVSHLTVAREEFQAQVPPWFPADPDAVVLASGAVEIGLGAALLTAWRQPLRSRVGLVAAAFFVAVFPGNIAQFTEHRDAFGLDSDTKRGVRLLFQPLLVAWAWKATQKRAGQGQERAGS
- a CDS encoding Gfo/Idh/MocA family protein — its product is MVTSASPVDQNPTAPLPPSSSRTTASAGVIPDFAPVPAGRPRRRYAVVGTGHRAGMYVGALLGEHADVGEIVAWCDTNPGRIDYYDAQAGGGLPGYSPGRLEEMVRERGVDVVIVTTPDLHHAEMVDRALRAGADAVVEKPLTTDAEGCRRIAAAVAETGRNVVMTFNYRYAPRNSSLREVIASGAIGEVTGVHFEWALDTVHGADYFRRWHRDKANSGGLLVHKSSHHFDLVNWWLGDVPARVYATGALRFYGDRAAAARGLGERPERGTGVTGDPFSLDLNADPRLRALYLDAEHHDGYRRDQDPFAPGVTIEDNMSLLVEYAGGATLTYSLNAHAPWEGYRVTVNGTRGRAELDVVERGHIDLGENGEVVLDPSATPDGAGTDDLRPQRDRLIVQRHWERAEEYPIPDGIGGHGGGDAILLKDVFRRDLRIGGDPLGRAAGHLDGVRAVAVGIAANRSLITRMPVAVGDLDLGVSLEDDENPTTHHVPAAP
- a CDS encoding alpha/beta hydrolase, which produces MTPATPGVPEPEREPEPDLDLTHVPTPRPGPRPAVLVLPGGAYGHHGPHEGEPVARWLAGLGLHAFVLRYRVSPHRHPAPLDDAVRALARIRSRAGDLGVDAGRVGVLGFSAGGHLAASLANTAAPPDLSVLAYPVISFTDEPHEGSVHHLLGEPVTTRQRLEHSAELHVSATTPPAFVWHTADDPAVPVGHSLRYVAALAAAGVPAELHVFPSGRHGLGLSGEAPYVAHWTRLCERWLATFGWTEMDQAMGQEPARS
- a CDS encoding PLP-dependent cysteine synthase family protein, with translation MARFESVLDSVGGTPLIRLTRAVAGLRPRIYVKAEWQNPGGGVKDRAALWMLRQAEADGSLRPGGTVVEATSGNTGIGLALIAAHLGYRAVIFAGSRISAEKQAQITAYGAELRLVDAFVPRDHPDSLRSHAQRYAEQTPGAWLAGQYDNPANPASHAATTGPEIWDDTDGTVTHLVACVGTGGTISGAGRYLKTAGAGRVRVIGADPITSSYSGGDGSLKYIEGAGHFVHPDTVHDLWPRALDGGVIDEYVGIGDRLAIDTVRQLARTEGILAGGSSGVALAAALQVAGRLDENHTVVVLLPDSGRSYLSTYFNDRWLAVNGFTDPEPGTPTVGEVAGPVTAVEEGFSRAELPNVNSVDDVLLLAHRRPARTLAPHPSDIIGWTTARRLRDPAWSVAAAGPVGVALGAGLAVTDPAVQAWALCSSTRDDVALVLTDGRVTGALTRDTLTRATSQVVAQPAAQPGSRPGVRATASAPARPAAAASAHRPSRTKV